The Arcanobacterium pinnipediorum genome includes a region encoding these proteins:
- a CDS encoding type IV toxin-antitoxin system AbiEi family antitoxin domain-containing protein codes for MAESEGVFTTAQARRLGIPRDALHDAFSSGRVERIMHGAYRLVGSGASYTDELVALWKLTAPKQFTHEHIQPGNWDGVTAGGATAASLLEISDFHLSPYRLYAPKRINSRNPSASFALRIIQRDEVVFIHGLLVTRPERTVSDLVIDDEDLSLIADVLRDASHKFPEFNYARLLGFLEDFYGEERAQEIYQQLLFDARISAESSTR; via the coding sequence CTGGCAGAATCAGAAGGCGTATTTACTACCGCCCAAGCTAGGCGTTTAGGAATCCCCCGCGATGCTTTACATGATGCGTTTTCGTCTGGCCGCGTAGAAAGAATCATGCATGGTGCGTATCGCTTAGTTGGCTCTGGCGCTTCCTATACTGATGAGCTAGTCGCATTGTGGAAACTCACCGCCCCAAAGCAGTTTACTCACGAACATATTCAGCCCGGTAACTGGGATGGCGTTACTGCGGGCGGAGCTACCGCTGCGTCTTTGCTCGAGATTAGCGACTTTCACCTATCACCGTATCGACTCTACGCACCTAAAAGGATAAATTCACGAAACCCGAGTGCTAGTTTCGCTCTGCGAATCATTCAGCGCGATGAGGTCGTCTTTATTCACGGCTTACTGGTAACGCGACCTGAGCGCACCGTTTCCGATCTCGTAATTGACGACGAAGATCTCTCGCTGATCGCAGATGTACTACGGGATGCTTCGCATAAGTTTCCAGAATTCAACTACGCAAGACTACTGGGCTTCTTAGAAGATTTCTATGGCGAAGAACGAGCTCAAGAAATATATCAGCAACTATTGTTCGATGCGCGGATCTCAGCCGAAAGTAGTACAAGATGA
- a CDS encoding type IV toxin-antitoxin system AbiEi family antitoxin domain-containing protein — translation MAELYQKWYSSAMAVYGELYEIAVDKHYLVTTEDAADLGIPVVELAKLAHRGKLEHISRGLYRLSQYVPSETDSYAIAVARFGRGAYLYGESVIAMLGLAPTNPDYICVAVPKRTRRSLPDSIRVYRVQADDEVTVYEGVPAQTVVAAIKSARTTMMDERLQEAAETAHQQGYITTSAFQVLKGEMGW, via the coding sequence ATGGCAGAACTATACCAAAAGTGGTATAGTTCTGCCATGGCTGTGTATGGCGAGTTATACGAAATTGCAGTGGATAAGCACTATTTGGTGACCACTGAGGATGCTGCTGATCTAGGCATTCCGGTTGTGGAGTTAGCGAAGCTTGCACATCGCGGAAAGCTAGAGCATATTAGTCGCGGACTCTATCGGTTATCTCAGTACGTGCCCAGTGAAACGGATTCCTATGCGATAGCGGTAGCAAGGTTCGGGCGGGGTGCCTACTTGTACGGTGAGTCCGTCATCGCAATGTTGGGGCTGGCACCCACTAACCCGGACTATATTTGTGTTGCTGTGCCTAAGCGGACGCGGAGATCTTTGCCTGACAGCATCCGTGTGTATAGGGTGCAAGCTGATGATGAGGTGACTGTTTACGAGGGTGTGCCCGCACAAACAGTTGTGGCCGCAATAAAGAGCGCCCGAACCACAATGATGGATGAAAGGCTGCAAGAAGCAGCTGAAACGGCTCACCAACAGGGCTACATTACAACCTCGGCTTTTCAAGTCTTGAAAGGTGAAATGGGATGGTGA
- a CDS encoding ATP-binding protein: protein MILIDRGGSMEYLPRIVDKLLTDRLHAKGAVLIEGPKWCGKTTTAKELSNSMISMDQPNMSKQYKEMASIDPQILLDGETPRLIDEWQIAPNLWNAVRYEVDQRNEMGQFILTGSAIPADLDDSFHTGTGRISRLKMRTMSLSESQESNGQVSLNALFAGVTPSGQSQTAIDELAFWICRGGWPKSIALAEKPALFQAIDYHEALINQDISRVDKVSRNKEKARRLLRSYARHVGSQASYAVMRKDMLSNDVKTFDEKTLYSYLDALTKIFVIEDSPAWNPNLRSKAAIRTTDTRYFVDPSIAAASLGVGPRDLINDLNTMGFLFENLAMRDLRIYSDSLYGNVYHYRDSSGLECDAVVHLRNGNYGLIEIKLGGDSHIEAGARTLLDLAAKLDFDRMKPPSFLMVLCGVAPFAYKRKDGVLVVPISCLRD from the coding sequence ATGATTCTTATAGATAGGGGGGGAAGCATGGAATATTTACCAAGAATAGTAGACAAACTTTTAACTGATAGATTACATGCCAAGGGAGCTGTCTTAATAGAAGGACCTAAATGGTGTGGGAAAACTACAACAGCCAAAGAGCTTTCCAACAGTATGATTTCTATGGATCAGCCTAATATGTCAAAACAATATAAAGAAATGGCATCGATCGATCCACAAATCCTATTAGATGGCGAAACGCCAAGATTAATTGATGAATGGCAAATTGCACCGAATTTATGGAATGCAGTTCGATATGAAGTCGACCAGCGTAATGAGATGGGACAATTTATTCTCACTGGTTCAGCTATTCCTGCAGATTTAGATGATTCCTTTCATACGGGTACCGGCAGAATATCGCGTCTAAAAATGAGAACAATGAGTTTGTCTGAATCGCAAGAATCCAATGGGCAAGTCTCTCTTAACGCGTTATTTGCAGGAGTTACCCCAAGTGGTCAAAGTCAAACGGCGATTGACGAATTGGCGTTTTGGATATGCAGAGGAGGGTGGCCAAAATCAATTGCGTTAGCAGAAAAGCCGGCTTTATTTCAAGCGATTGACTATCATGAAGCCCTGATAAATCAAGATATAAGTAGGGTGGATAAGGTTTCTAGAAACAAAGAAAAAGCCAGGAGACTCCTACGGTCTTATGCGAGACATGTTGGTAGTCAAGCATCATATGCGGTAATGAGAAAAGATATGTTGTCCAATGATGTAAAAACCTTTGATGAAAAGACATTATATTCTTATCTGGATGCTCTAACAAAAATTTTTGTCATTGAGGATTCGCCAGCTTGGAATCCGAACCTAAGATCTAAAGCAGCTATACGCACTACAGATACTCGGTATTTTGTAGACCCGTCAATAGCGGCCGCATCCTTAGGAGTTGGGCCTCGAGATCTGATAAATGATTTAAATACTATGGGTTTTTTGTTTGAGAATCTGGCTATGAGAGATTTAAGAATTTATTCTGACAGTTTATATGGAAATGTCTACCATTATCGGGATAGTTCAGGTTTGGAATGTGATGCTGTTGTTCATTTACGAAATGGCAACTACGGACTAATTGAAATTAAATTAGGCGGCGATTCACATATAGAAGCAGGCGCAAGAACGTTATTAGATTTAGCAGCGAAACTTGATTTCGATAGAATGAAGCCACCTTCATTTTTGATGGTCTTATGCGGAGTGGCACCCTTTGCGTATAAACGAAAAGACGGGGTTTTAGTAGTGCCGATTTCGTGTTTAAGGGATTAG
- a CDS encoding DpnI domain-containing protein translates to MNLKLDMSLVQGYRSSSQQIRVASEAWVAQHVYCPYCGNLKLNHFENNRPVADLFCGQCAAQYELKSKSGKIGSKITDGAYSTMIERISSNQNPDLFVMSYDKGSYAVNSLLMVPKYFFAPKDIEKRKPLADTARRAGWVGCNILFSEIPRQALVYLIKDGQFTDFEKVRKQVSANSSLRLENPNLRGWLLDTLICIEQLDRAEFSLRDLYNFEHVLSQKHPQNKNVKAKIRQQLQLLRDRGFIEFLGNGYYRRAI, encoded by the coding sequence ATGAATCTGAAATTAGATATGAGTCTCGTTCAAGGGTATCGGAGTAGCTCCCAACAGATCCGTGTTGCTAGTGAAGCTTGGGTTGCTCAGCATGTTTATTGCCCGTATTGCGGGAACTTGAAGCTGAATCATTTTGAAAATAACCGCCCAGTTGCCGATTTGTTTTGTGGCCAATGTGCGGCGCAATATGAGCTGAAAAGTAAGTCTGGAAAAATAGGCAGCAAGATCACTGATGGTGCGTATTCGACAATGATTGAGCGGATATCAAGCAATCAGAATCCTGATTTATTCGTGATGTCTTACGATAAGGGATCTTATGCCGTCAACAGTTTATTGATGGTTCCGAAGTACTTTTTCGCGCCGAAAGATATTGAAAAGAGAAAACCGCTGGCAGATACGGCAAGACGTGCTGGTTGGGTGGGATGCAATATCTTATTTAGTGAAATTCCGCGGCAAGCGTTGGTCTATTTGATCAAAGATGGGCAGTTCACTGATTTTGAAAAAGTGCGTAAACAAGTATCTGCTAATAGCAGTTTGCGTCTTGAAAACCCTAATTTACGCGGGTGGTTACTAGACACTTTGATCTGTATCGAGCAGCTTGATAGAGCAGAATTTTCACTCCGAGATCTCTACAATTTTGAGCATGTCCTTAGCCAGAAGCATCCCCAAAATAAGAATGTGAAAGCAAAGATACGTCAGCAACTGCAACTCCTACGTGATAGAGGTTTTATCGAGTTCTTAGGTAATGGATACTATAGGAGAGCAATATGA
- a CDS encoding nucleotidyl transferase AbiEii/AbiGii toxin family protein yields the protein MTERRYRTARALELAVKESAKKSSQNTNHALEGYYTGRFLERIFSEDPPAFILKGGRGMLARTIDARYTRDTDVVYNGHDLEEAVDELKRIARIDLGDYLEYTVEPDPQLIASNQEYRDGYRVKISVLFGKTKKLNAITLDLVVDRIAIEETDAIEPANRLSVEGIPVFTYRVYPVVNAIADKVCATMQRYEGGRASSRVRDLVDLIIYMRNEDIDGDALSKQLASEARIRRLGTLDSFHVPEDWLSKYSDGFRRIAKEAKLPVELQDIMSAEELVKTCIDPALAGETGGAVWDSRNLRWEKRRQEQ from the coding sequence ATGACTGAACGTCGTTATCGCACTGCTCGTGCGCTTGAGCTCGCTGTTAAAGAGAGCGCGAAAAAATCTTCCCAGAATACGAACCACGCCCTAGAAGGATACTATACGGGGAGGTTTCTAGAAAGAATCTTTAGTGAAGACCCGCCAGCGTTTATTCTCAAAGGTGGACGAGGCATGCTCGCTCGAACGATTGATGCGAGATATACGCGCGATACCGACGTCGTCTACAACGGCCACGATCTTGAAGAGGCTGTTGACGAGCTCAAGCGTATCGCAAGAATTGACCTTGGCGATTATCTTGAATATACGGTTGAGCCCGATCCGCAACTGATCGCCAGTAATCAAGAATATCGCGATGGTTATCGAGTAAAGATATCGGTGCTTTTCGGTAAAACGAAGAAACTCAATGCAATAACGCTTGACCTCGTTGTTGATCGTATTGCGATTGAAGAAACAGATGCTATTGAACCGGCAAATCGATTGAGTGTCGAGGGGATTCCGGTATTCACCTATCGTGTTTATCCAGTAGTGAATGCTATAGCGGATAAAGTATGTGCAACTATGCAACGCTATGAAGGAGGCCGAGCCTCCAGTCGGGTTAGAGACCTCGTGGACCTCATTATTTACATGCGAAATGAAGACATTGATGGAGATGCGCTTTCAAAACAACTAGCGTCAGAAGCACGGATTCGACGGCTAGGGACGCTGGATTCATTCCATGTTCCAGAGGATTGGCTGAGCAAGTACTCAGATGGTTTCCGAAGGATAGCTAAAGAAGCAAAACTTCCGGTAGAGCTACAAGATATCATGAGTGCTGAAGAGCTAGTAAAGACTTGTATTGACCCGGCTCTAGCGGGAGAAACCGGCGGGGCTGTATGGGATTCTCGTAATTTGCGTTGGGAGAAGAGACGGCAAGAACAATGA
- a CDS encoding type IV toxin-antitoxin system AbiEi family antitoxin domain-containing protein, producing MVELENLAMSQWGMFTTAQAQQMGVRRNQISRLRDAGRVEELTYGVYQYVSGNQTSHADVKAAWLSVFPKETVYDRLNKPYFDAVISGRTAAYMHGVGDFHASPYTFTLSVRKQTTRDDIRYFRQEIDPKDIILVEQVPVTTMERTIYDLIRLGEDPDLIANIIADAARNEYRFDQERLAYLLKPLAKKHGYSTGDGEAFARDLFARNAALLQLNAGVATLAQSFEMITEAGKAMRAQHNMLKDSAEAIAKTTGLYSESYRSLMRTLSMASEIQGWFKSLELRKESMKALNDSLRQSMPDFSELDLILGKADDDD from the coding sequence GTGGTAGAGCTTGAAAATCTAGCAATGTCGCAGTGGGGTATGTTCACTACCGCACAAGCTCAACAAATGGGAGTGCGGCGTAATCAAATCTCTCGACTCCGCGATGCAGGTCGTGTAGAAGAGCTGACCTATGGCGTGTACCAGTATGTGTCTGGTAACCAAACCTCGCATGCTGATGTCAAGGCTGCGTGGCTATCGGTCTTTCCAAAAGAAACAGTTTACGATCGGCTCAACAAACCGTACTTTGATGCGGTTATTTCTGGCAGAACTGCGGCCTATATGCATGGTGTTGGGGATTTTCATGCTTCTCCGTATACGTTCACGCTGTCTGTGCGTAAACAAACCACACGTGATGATATCCGTTATTTTCGTCAAGAGATTGACCCAAAAGATATTATTCTGGTCGAGCAGGTGCCAGTGACCACTATGGAACGAACTATTTATGATCTTATCCGGCTCGGTGAAGATCCTGACCTGATCGCAAACATTATCGCTGATGCCGCCCGCAATGAATATAGATTCGATCAAGAACGTCTTGCCTATCTGCTTAAACCGCTGGCAAAGAAGCATGGATATTCAACAGGAGATGGGGAAGCGTTTGCCCGTGACTTGTTCGCGCGTAATGCTGCTTTGCTGCAGTTGAACGCCGGTGTTGCAACTCTAGCGCAGTCTTTTGAAATGATAACAGAAGCCGGAAAGGCTATGCGTGCTCAACATAATATGTTGAAAGACTCTGCAGAGGCAATAGCGAAAACTACCGGGTTGTATTCTGAAAGCTACCGATCACTCATGCGTACTCTTTCGATGGCATCAGAGATCCAGGGATGGTTTAAAAGTCTAGAATTGAGGAAAGAGTCTATGAAAGCTCTAAACGACTCACTGCGTCAAAGTATGCCGGATTTTAGCGAGCTTGATTTGATCTTGGGGAAGGCCGACGACGATGACTGA
- a CDS encoding EcsC family protein codes for MAYKVPTLIIDAKETRSLELLSERYEKLVAPSTLNQLGDLIYEYTPQQLLDFGSSVKATISEQDLFASALEVITNGFDVVTKTVAKYSISETSIINNVNEKIADNEITDLKEICLARSYDIAEVVSSYKTSGLALALIEGGVTGYFGFVGLPFNLALSTFIYYRGVQSIAMHYGYDVKNDATELVIASEVFMNALNPNQQGTDGLTSTISKFMVFAELSAVKQTAKKTWTEMAARGGASLLATQMRALANTAAKKALENAGKKGLENSLFKGVFEQIGRSLTQKTIGKSIPVIGSVFGSLYDTAQMNTVLEFADVFYNKRFIVEKEMRINQLLQSHEDSSTDVNATEETL; via the coding sequence ATGGCGTATAAAGTTCCTACTCTAATAATCGATGCGAAGGAAACACGTTCACTAGAACTACTATCTGAGCGCTACGAAAAGCTAGTTGCGCCCTCCACGTTAAATCAGCTCGGCGACCTAATTTACGAATACACACCGCAGCAACTATTGGATTTCGGATCCTCCGTAAAAGCGACCATCTCCGAGCAAGATCTTTTCGCTTCTGCTCTCGAAGTAATAACGAACGGCTTCGATGTTGTCACAAAAACAGTTGCAAAATACTCCATAAGTGAAACTAGTATTATCAATAACGTCAACGAAAAGATAGCAGATAATGAGATAACAGATCTGAAGGAAATCTGTCTAGCACGCTCTTACGATATAGCGGAAGTAGTTTCTTCATATAAAACCAGCGGTTTAGCATTAGCTCTCATCGAAGGTGGTGTAACAGGCTATTTCGGCTTCGTTGGATTACCATTCAACCTTGCACTAAGCACCTTCATTTATTATCGCGGCGTCCAATCGATTGCCATGCATTACGGCTATGACGTTAAAAATGACGCAACAGAACTCGTCATCGCCAGTGAAGTATTTATGAATGCACTCAACCCTAACCAACAAGGGACAGATGGGCTGACGAGCACAATTAGCAAGTTCATGGTTTTCGCAGAATTGTCAGCCGTGAAACAAACAGCGAAAAAGACCTGGACAGAAATGGCAGCACGAGGTGGAGCTAGTCTACTAGCCACGCAAATGCGCGCATTGGCCAATACGGCAGCTAAAAAAGCCTTAGAAAATGCTGGTAAAAAGGGTTTAGAAAATAGCTTATTCAAAGGCGTATTCGAACAAATCGGCAGGAGCCTTACGCAAAAAACAATCGGAAAATCTATCCCTGTCATTGGCAGCGTGTTTGGTTCTTTGTACGACACCGCTCAAATGAATACTGTTTTAGAGTTCGCAGACGTCTTTTACAATAAAAGGTTTATAGTCGAGAAAGAAATGCGAATCAATCAATTGCTGCAATCCCACGAGGATAGCTCTACCGACGTCAATGCAACTGAAGAAACTCTATAA
- a CDS encoding carbohydrate ABC transporter permease, whose amino-acid sequence MTKSKNTNSLTQRRQRRLYVKSVVAWVIAIVYLFPVYWMINTSLKTSKDMFSDPPQLIPSNLYTGSYTAMFTDSFGIFQALLNSLFIALSVLVLTLFIAIPASYAVARMRDKVTTTMMVMLTVVQLLPAIAISVPMFVMFRQVSLTNTFISIILADIAVTLPFAVILLRPYFAQFPYDVEEAAKLDGLSTLQTIVRIVIPTIRPGVIMIGSFAFLMAWGEFTFALTLLTDQNIQPLTVALNRLIGQYGTNWNDLMAVATLIALPVLLVFIALQRYIVGGLAGGATKG is encoded by the coding sequence ATGACGAAAAGTAAGAATACAAATAGCCTCACTCAACGCCGTCAGCGGCGGCTCTATGTGAAATCGGTGGTTGCTTGGGTAATTGCTATTGTCTATCTATTTCCCGTCTACTGGATGATCAATACTTCCTTAAAGACGTCGAAAGACATGTTTAGTGATCCTCCACAACTTATTCCAAGTAATCTGTATACAGGATCCTATACGGCAATGTTTACTGATAGCTTTGGTATTTTCCAAGCGTTGCTCAATTCGTTATTCATCGCATTGTCGGTGCTAGTGCTGACGTTGTTTATTGCGATTCCTGCTTCGTACGCGGTTGCACGTATGCGCGATAAAGTCACTACCACGATGATGGTTATGCTCACCGTGGTTCAATTACTCCCGGCGATCGCAATATCGGTACCCATGTTCGTGATGTTCCGCCAAGTGTCCTTAACAAATACTTTCATTTCCATCATTTTGGCAGATATCGCAGTCACTTTACCTTTTGCAGTTATTTTATTGCGTCCCTACTTTGCGCAATTTCCTTATGATGTCGAAGAAGCTGCGAAACTTGACGGATTATCAACCCTGCAAACTATTGTGCGGATTGTGATTCCAACAATACGCCCGGGGGTCATTATGATTGGTTCGTTTGCTTTCCTCATGGCATGGGGAGAATTCACGTTTGCCCTGACGTTACTGACAGACCAAAACATCCAACCTCTTACGGTGGCATTGAATAGGTTGATTGGACAGTATGGAACGAATTGGAATGACCTTATGGCGGTGGCGACTTTGATTGCATTGCCAGTTTTGCTGGTATTCATAGCCCTGCAGCGCTACATAGTGGGAGGTCTGGCTGGAGGAGCCACCAAAGGCTGA
- a CDS encoding carbohydrate ABC transporter permease gives MAAKKLRSQRRVYSRERATRRLGLAMAAPAITYILVFLAFPLLYNVFLSLVDANGAKLVSGDLSFNSFANYSYTLSDPGFWNSLILSLIFTSVCLVLQYIAGFALALYFQRPFPGNGIIRAILLVGWILPPVVTGTIFKWLFDSDYGLLNYILESLHLISEPVQWLTTGPTAMAAVIIANLWVGIPFNMLLLLSGLHTIDQTLYEAAQVDGANSWQQFWKITFPIMKPVTISVLLLGVINTYKVFDLIYTMTKGGPVDSTTTLPVYTYLKTFQVFQFGYGAAASVLTLLLPLGLSWFYVRSLRKEQ, from the coding sequence ATGGCTGCTAAAAAACTACGCTCCCAGCGCCGAGTGTACTCGCGAGAGCGGGCAACTCGGCGCTTGGGACTAGCAATGGCGGCACCGGCGATAACATACATTCTCGTTTTTTTGGCTTTTCCGCTACTTTATAATGTGTTTTTGAGTCTGGTGGATGCCAATGGAGCGAAGCTAGTATCGGGTGATCTGAGTTTTAATTCCTTTGCAAACTACTCATACACGTTGTCTGATCCAGGTTTTTGGAACAGTCTAATTTTGTCACTGATTTTCACGAGTGTTTGCCTTGTCCTGCAATACATTGCAGGATTTGCGCTCGCGTTATATTTTCAACGACCTTTCCCTGGAAACGGAATTATTCGCGCGATTTTGTTAGTGGGATGGATTCTTCCCCCAGTCGTTACTGGAACAATTTTTAAGTGGTTATTCGATTCTGATTATGGTCTACTCAACTATATTTTGGAGTCCCTACATCTCATTTCAGAACCAGTACAGTGGCTAACTACCGGGCCGACAGCCATGGCTGCAGTCATTATTGCTAACCTCTGGGTCGGGATTCCCTTCAACATGCTTTTGCTTCTCTCGGGACTACATACAATTGACCAAACCCTCTATGAAGCAGCTCAAGTTGATGGTGCTAATTCCTGGCAACAATTTTGGAAAATAACTTTTCCAATAATGAAACCAGTGACTATATCTGTCCTACTCCTTGGAGTTATCAACACCTATAAAGTTTTCGATTTGATCTACACCATGACTAAAGGTGGGCCGGTGGACTCCACTACAACCTTGCCGGTCTACACGTATTTGAAAACATTCCAAGTATTCCAATTTGGTTATGGTGCGGCGGCTTCGGTTTTGACTTTGCTCTTGCCGTTGGGATTGTCATGGTTCTACGTGCGAAGTCTTCGGAAGGAACAATAA
- a CDS encoding sugar ABC transporter substrate-binding protein, with product MRAKKFLNRSIAIATLGALPLLGLSSCSADTASENSSDTAGEQTILLWDYLGQDTPNDAMTAAIEKFEQTHAGVKVERKSFAYGDLSKSIVQAGISGEVPDIAIFDNVDTQNFASLGLLEDITEETKDMKADFFEGPWSSGQQEGKTYSLPLNSNNLALFYNKDLLDKAGVSVPTTWEELADSARATATDGNFGLAISAVKNEQGTFQVLPFVWQTGGDLDNYAQSGAEALGYLADLIDTGAMSAAVANYSQEDARTQFITGKTAMMFNGPWEIPNVSKDADFNWGIAPLPAGKVAATGLGGENIGVFAGAKNKSGATELLKFLSGSEGSKIYCDISGQLSSRKDLAGKLQLSSDEKMQVFEKQLEVAKARAYGGKYNEISTAVQLSIQEALTGAKTPEQAAKTAADTLAPLLPKK from the coding sequence ATGAGAGCGAAAAAGTTTCTCAACAGAAGTATAGCTATTGCTACGCTGGGTGCATTACCACTACTAGGATTAAGCTCTTGCTCAGCTGATACCGCTAGCGAAAATAGCAGTGATACGGCAGGTGAGCAGACAATTTTACTGTGGGACTATCTAGGGCAAGATACTCCCAATGACGCTATGACGGCAGCTATCGAAAAATTCGAACAAACTCATGCCGGGGTTAAAGTCGAACGTAAGTCTTTCGCTTATGGAGATCTGTCGAAGTCTATTGTGCAGGCTGGTATTAGTGGGGAAGTCCCTGATATTGCAATTTTTGACAATGTTGATACCCAAAACTTCGCGTCCTTAGGTTTGCTGGAAGATATTACTGAAGAAACAAAGGATATGAAAGCGGACTTTTTTGAAGGGCCGTGGTCTTCTGGACAGCAAGAGGGGAAGACGTATTCCCTGCCACTGAACTCCAATAACCTAGCGCTTTTCTACAATAAAGATCTGCTCGATAAAGCTGGAGTATCAGTTCCAACTACTTGGGAAGAACTCGCGGATAGTGCCCGCGCAACTGCAACTGATGGCAACTTCGGCCTCGCTATTTCCGCAGTGAAAAATGAACAGGGCACTTTCCAAGTCCTACCGTTTGTTTGGCAAACTGGCGGTGACTTGGATAATTATGCGCAATCTGGTGCTGAAGCATTAGGCTATCTCGCTGATTTAATTGATACCGGGGCAATGTCAGCCGCAGTAGCTAATTACTCACAAGAAGATGCACGTACCCAGTTCATTACAGGTAAGACTGCCATGATGTTTAACGGTCCGTGGGAGATTCCCAACGTGAGTAAAGATGCTGATTTTAACTGGGGAATCGCTCCACTACCGGCAGGAAAAGTTGCTGCTACTGGTTTAGGTGGCGAAAATATTGGTGTATTTGCAGGAGCTAAAAATAAGTCTGGCGCAACAGAACTATTGAAGTTCCTCTCCGGTTCGGAAGGCTCAAAGATATATTGCGATATATCCGGGCAGCTCTCTTCTCGGAAAGATTTGGCTGGCAAACTTCAATTGTCTTCTGATGAAAAAATGCAAGTGTTCGAAAAGCAATTAGAAGTGGCGAAAGCTCGAGCTTATGGCGGTAAATACAACGAAATTTCTACTGCTGTTCAGCTCTCGATTCAAGAAGCTCTCACGGGTGCTAAGACACCGGAACAAGCCGCTAAAACAGCTGCCGATACTCTAGCCCCACTCTTGCCAAAGAAGTGA